Proteins encoded by one window of Arachis hypogaea cultivar Tifrunner chromosome 1, arahy.Tifrunner.gnm2.J5K5, whole genome shotgun sequence:
- the LOC112706798 gene encoding UDP-glucose 4-epimerase GEPI42 yields MVSGKGRGERILVTGGAGFIGSHTVVELLRQGYKVWVMDNLQNSCVEALHRVCHLVGPRLSPNLQFHHGDLCNPADLDRLFNASSSFDAVIHFAGLKGVGDSVVNPLHYYHNNIVGTVNLFQAMAKFNCKKMVFSSSATVYGQPEEVPCAEESKLHAMNPYGRSKLFAEEMGRDIEKAGGEGEWRMIFLRYFNPVGAHESGKLGEDPRGIPNNLMPYIQQVAVGRLPHLNVYGHDYPTNDGTAVRDYIHVMDLAHGHVAALRKLFANDTIGCTAYNLGTGRGTSVLEMVAAFEKASGKKIPIKMCPRRPGDATAVYASTEKAEKELGWKAKYGIEEMCRDQWNWVSNNPWGYQGNH; encoded by the exons ATGGTGTCAgggaaagggagaggggagaggaTTCTGGTGACGGGAGGGGCAGGCTTCATCGGATCCCACACGGTGGTAGAGCTTCTGAGGCAAGGCTACAAGGTGTGGGTCATGGACAATCTCCAAAACTCGTGCGTGGAAGCCCTCCATAGAGTTTGCCATTTGGTTGGTCCACGCCTCTCTCCCAACCTCCAATTCCACCACGGCGATCTCTGCAACCCCGCTGACTTGGACCGCCTCTTCAATGCCTCCTCCTCATTTGACGCCGTCATCCACTTTGCCGGTCTCAAAGGCGTTGGAGACAGTGTTGTCAATCCCCTCCACTACTACCACAACAACATTGTTGGCACCGTCAACCTCTTCCAAGCCATGGCTAAATTCAATTGTAAAAAG ATGGTATTTTCATCGTCGGCGACGGTGTACGGACAACCAGAGGAAGTGCCGTGTGCGGAGGAGTCGAAGCTGCATGCGATGAATCCTTACGGGAGAAGCAAGTTGTTTGCGGAGGAGATGGGGAGGGATATAGAGAAGGCAGGGGGAGAGGGAGAGTGGAGGATGATATTTCTGAGATACTTTAACCCAGTTGGGGCCCACGAGAGTGGCAAGTTAGGGGAGGATCCGAGGGGAATCCCTAACAACCTCATGCCTTACATCCAACAAGTTGCCGTTGGAAGGCTCCCTCACCTCAACGTGTACGGTCATGATTATCCCACCAACGATGGCACCGCGGTTCGGGACTATATCCATGTCATGGACTTAGCACATGGTCATGTTGCTGCCCTACGAAAGCTTTTTGCAAATGACACCATCG GCTGTACTGCCTACAACTTGGGAACGGGTCGTGGGACATCTGTGCTTGAAATGGTTGCAGCGTTTGAAAAAGCTTCCGGCAAG AAGATTCCAATTAAAATGTGTCCTAGGAGGCCAGGGGATGCTACCGCTGTTTATGCATCCACAGAGAAGGCTGAGAAAGAACTTGGTTGGAA GGCAAAATACGGTATAGAGGAGATGTGCAGGGATCAATGGAACTGGGTCAGTAACAATCCATGGGGTTACCAAGGCAACCATTAA